From one Halosimplex rubrum genomic stretch:
- a CDS encoding type II toxin-antitoxin system VapC family toxin → MKVFVDSNVFVASVTDEPPRGDVATALLNRDFEFCTSILNLMEIRSVLTKKKRTEQSEVEDVLEDIYGTIDIYAPEISDQISAYSIQRDSLLYTMDCVLLALADDIEATLVTFDGELLDNGAVSPDELLEQA, encoded by the coding sequence ATGAAGGTGTTCGTCGACTCGAACGTCTTCGTCGCCAGTGTAACGGACGAACCGCCTCGTGGCGATGTCGCGACAGCGCTGCTCAATCGTGACTTCGAGTTCTGTACGTCGATTCTGAACCTGATGGAGATCAGGTCGGTACTGACGAAGAAGAAACGAACGGAGCAGTCGGAAGTCGAAGACGTGCTGGAGGACATTTACGGAACGATAGACATCTACGCACCCGAGATCAGCGACCAGATCAGCGCGTACAGTATCCAGCGCGACTCGCTTCTCTATACGATGGACTGTGTATTACTCGCACTCGCCGACGATATCGAGGCGACGCTCGTCACGTTCGACGGCGAACTACTCGACAACGGCGCGGTCAGTCCTGACGAGTTACTCGAACAGGCCTGA